From Helicobacter sp. MIT 05-5293, one genomic window encodes:
- a CDS encoding adenylyltransferase/cytidyltransferase family protein, with translation MSSKIIVGYTSGVYDLFHIGHLNLLKNAKGLCDKLIVGVTIDELVSYKNKRAVIPFSERIEIVRNIKVVDAAIAQEEIDKYKMWEKLHFDMLFVGDDWYNSPSWNEMEAKFKAVGVRVVYFPYTKGTSSTLLNETLMKLRNN, from the coding sequence ATGTCAAGTAAAATAATTGTAGGCTACACAAGCGGTGTCTATGACTTGTTTCATATTGGGCATCTCAACCTGCTCAAAAACGCTAAAGGACTTTGCGACAAGCTGATTGTTGGTGTAACGATTGATGAGCTTGTTTCTTATAAAAACAAAAGAGCGGTGATTCCTTTTAGTGAGCGCATTGAGATTGTGCGCAATATCAAGGTGGTTGATGCGGCGATTGCCCAAGAAGAGATTGATAAATATAAAATGTGGGAGAAGCTGCATTTTGATATGCTGTTTGTGGGTGATGATTGGTATAACTCGCCAAGCTGGAACGAGATGGAAGCTAAGTTTAAAGCAGTCGGTGTGCGCGTGGTCTATTTCCCCTATACCAAAGGCACAAGCTCAACTTTGCTGAATGAAACGCTGATGAAACTACGAAATAATTAA
- a CDS encoding CDP-glycerol glycerophosphotransferase family protein, producing MKNYLSAIAQIPNMIYQEGGEYFETFATSDALIHDCGSFLAEYLYTDKPQAFIIQDQETITTEFTDFGKEILEHLYLVSTQQDIIHFIDSVVLNEQDSMKESRLAFAHSKIKINYPHATQCCIDELKESILGNIQRRHNVK from the coding sequence GTGAAAAATTATCTCTCTGCCATTGCCCAAATCCCCAATATGATCTATCAAGAAGGCGGGGAATACTTTGAGACCTTTGCGACTTCTGATGCGCTAATCCACGACTGCGGCTCATTCCTCGCTGAATACCTTTACACTGACAAACCTCAAGCCTTTATTATCCAAGACCAAGAAACCATCACAACAGAATTCACAGATTTTGGTAAAGAAATCCTAGAACATCTCTATCTTGTTTCTACGCAACAAGACATTATTCATTTTATTGATTCTGTTGTCCTTAACGAACAAGATTCTATGAAAGAATCTCGTCTTGCTTTTGCACACTCAAAGATCAAAATCAACTATCCCCACGCTACGCAATGCTGTATTGATGAGCTGAAAGAAAGCATTTTAGGAAATATCCAAAGGAGACACAATGTCAAGTAA
- a CDS encoding glycosyltransferase family 2 protein — protein MDKLVSVVLPTYNGEKWLAQSIESVLNQTYKNLELIIVNDCSSDNTPTIIESFAKVDSRVKIIHNATNQKLPKSLNIGFDVARGDYYTWTSDDNYYELNAIEEMVSYLEKNTHKILVCSDYMRIFTEEGKTKRTLVSEKIEDIISYDCIGACFLYRAEIAKALGGYSEEKFKVEDYDYFLKMGLKGEFGTIHQILYTYRSHKDSLSGTQAKNEVAIKTEQLLREYLPLYLDKYHNLNIDTDIRLKARALAITNSYSELNKLCQETKQKRYIYRTLRFMYIATKDTKILDSIMQLGIIYRIKFWIYCKSRNIS, from the coding sequence ATGGATAAATTAGTAAGTGTGGTATTACCTACCTATAATGGAGAAAAATGGCTTGCGCAAAGTATCGAAAGTGTGCTAAATCAAACATATAAAAACCTAGAATTGATTATTGTTAATGATTGTTCTAGCGATAATACACCGACAATCATAGAATCATTTGCTAAAGTGGATTCAAGAGTGAAGATTATCCATAATGCTACCAATCAAAAACTCCCAAAATCTCTTAATATTGGATTTGATGTTGCTCGTGGGGATTATTATACTTGGACTTCAGATGATAACTATTATGAACTCAATGCCATTGAAGAAATGGTGAGTTATCTTGAAAAGAATACCCATAAAATTTTAGTCTGCTCGGATTATATGCGAATATTCACAGAAGAAGGCAAAACAAAAAGAACATTAGTCAGTGAAAAAATAGAAGATATTATTTCTTATGATTGCATTGGAGCATGTTTTTTGTATAGAGCGGAAATAGCCAAAGCATTAGGGGGATATTCTGAAGAAAAATTCAAAGTAGAAGATTATGATTATTTCTTAAAAATGGGACTAAAAGGTGAATTTGGGACGATTCATCAAATACTCTACACTTATCGCTCTCATAAAGACAGCCTCTCAGGGACGCAAGCAAAAAATGAGGTTGCGATAAAAACAGAACAGCTGTTGAGAGAATACCTTCCATTGTATTTGGATAAATATCACAATCTCAATATAGATACAGATATAAGGCTAAAAGCACGAGCATTAGCCATAACAAACTCTTACTCTGAACTCAATAAATTATGCCAAGAAACAAAACAAAAAAGATATATTTACAGAACTTTAAGATTTATGTATATTGCGACAAAAGATACTAAAATATTAGATTCTATCATGCAATTAGGAATAATATATCGCATAAAATTTTGGATATATTGTAAATCACGCAACATATCCTAA
- a CDS encoding UDP-N-acetylglucosamine 2-epimerase translates to MTVHRRENHGQRLEHILDAIETLSSAFPSHQFILPIHPNPNVKLKVCQRLSKQSNIILTESLDYPQLVLLLSKAKLILTDSGGIQEEAPTFNVPILVLRYKTERMEGVEKGFAKLVGADTDKIIQESSLILQNAIKTSGANPYGDGKASQRIEKIIRKVFNG, encoded by the coding sequence ATTACTGTCCATAGGAGAGAAAATCACGGACAGAGATTAGAACATATTTTAGACGCTATAGAGACATTATCTTCCGCATTCCCGTCTCATCAATTTATCCTCCCCATTCACCCTAACCCAAATGTAAAACTTAAAGTTTGTCAAAGACTATCCAAGCAATCCAATATTATCCTCACAGAATCTTTAGATTATCCCCAACTTGTCTTACTCTTATCAAAAGCAAAACTTATTTTAACAGATAGCGGGGGCATACAAGAAGAAGCACCTACTTTTAATGTCCCTATTCTCGTCTTGCGTTACAAAACCGAAAGAATGGAGGGTGTAGAAAAGGGGTTTGCAAAGCTTGTCGGGGCAGATACAGATAAGATTATCCAAGAATCTTCACTTATCCTACAAAACGCAATCAAAACATCAGGTGCTAATCCCTATGGAGATGGCAAAGCTAGTCAAAGAATTGAAAAAATCATAAGAAAGGTATTCAATGGATAA
- a CDS encoding UDP-N-acetylglucosamine 2-epimerase, whose product MKTLLFILGTRPEAIKLAPLILEFKKYPAEYNVIVCNTEQQKELSHQALSFFGLKADICLDVMVENQTLSELNARILVKLQEVFCTHHIDAVFVQGDTMSVFAGSLVAFYFKTKIFHIEAGLRSYDLFEPFPEEAIRQMVSRIATLHFAPTTESAESLKNEGLEEDKIYQVGNTGIDALSLLDKKALQDAAEFWKTKNIDMINGGGGYSINYCP is encoded by the coding sequence TTGAAAACTTTATTATTCATCTTGGGAACTAGACCAGAAGCTATAAAGTTAGCTCCTTTGATTTTAGAATTCAAAAAATATCCTGCAGAATACAATGTAATCGTATGCAATACAGAACAACAAAAAGAGTTATCCCATCAAGCATTGAGCTTTTTTGGGCTAAAAGCAGATATTTGCCTAGATGTAATGGTAGAAAACCAAACTCTATCAGAGTTGAATGCGAGAATCTTAGTAAAATTGCAAGAGGTTTTTTGCACGCATCATATTGATGCGGTGTTCGTTCAGGGTGATACGATGAGCGTCTTTGCGGGTAGCTTGGTCGCTTTTTATTTTAAAACTAAAATCTTTCATATAGAGGCGGGATTGCGCTCCTATGATTTATTTGAACCTTTTCCAGAAGAAGCCATTAGACAAATGGTGAGCAGGATTGCGACACTGCACTTTGCACCGACAACAGAATCTGCCGAGTCTTTAAAAAACGAAGGTTTAGAGGAAGATAAAATCTATCAAGTAGGCAATACAGGGATTGATGCGCTTTCTTTATTGGACAAAAAAGCATTGCAAGATGCAGCAGAGTTTTGGAAAACAAAAAACATAGATATGATTAACGGGGGGGGGGGATACAGTATTAATTACTGTCCATAG
- a CDS encoding formyltransferase family protein, with translation MRLESSHTLDTSPIKICIAGKNSIAVNALQYVLTRFKHNEICIVPNQNDNGLDSWQPSLRLYAMQNKIPICTLEQVQQIPNVLFISLEFDRLVRVERFASKRLYNIHFSALPKYKGVFTSITPILNGERTSGVTLHTINNGIDTGEIIEQRIFEIGIQSCARDLYFKYLKEGLILFKTAFERLLRGDFSTYKQSFLQSSYFSRTDIDVKNIVINLKKTSFEIHNQLRAFIFKEYQLPRLNGVQITQSILSEEYIGRNVFEDKGDCFILSGIDGFKVVGRKARKDSIF, from the coding sequence ATGCGCTTAGAATCCTCGCATACCCTTGACACTAGCCCTATCAAAATTTGTATCGCAGGTAAAAATAGCATTGCGGTTAATGCCTTGCAATATGTGCTGACACGCTTTAAGCATAATGAAATCTGTATCGTTCCCAATCAAAATGATAATGGACTAGATTCGTGGCAACCCTCGCTCCGCTTGTATGCGATGCAAAACAAAATCCCTATCTGCACTTTGGAGCAAGTGCAGCAAATACCCAATGTGCTTTTCATATCTTTAGAATTTGACAGGCTTGTGAGAGTGGAGCGATTCGCTAGTAAGCGGCTGTATAATATCCATTTTTCTGCCTTGCCTAAGTATAAGGGCGTATTTACTTCTATCACGCCGATTCTTAATGGTGAGCGCACAAGCGGGGTAACCTTGCACACGATTAATAATGGCATCGACACCGGAGAAATCATCGAACAGAGAATCTTTGAGATAGGGATTCAATCGTGCGCACGGGATTTGTATTTTAAGTATTTAAAAGAGGGCTTGATACTCTTTAAGACAGCGTTTGAAAGATTGTTGAGAGGGGATTTTAGCACTTACAAGCAATCATTTTTGCAAAGTAGCTACTTCTCACGCACGGACATTGATGTCAAAAATATCGTGATTAATCTCAAGAAAACGAGCTTTGAGATTCACAATCAGTTACGCGCTTTTATTTTTAAAGAATACCAATTGCCTAGACTTAATGGTGTGCAAATTACTCAAAGTATCCTAAGTGAGGAATACATCGGGAGAAATGTGTTTGAAGACAAGGGTGATTGCTTCATTCTCTCGGGCATTGATGGGTTTAAGGTGGTAGGGAGGAAAGCAAGGAAAGATTCTATATTTTAA
- a CDS encoding fatty acid--CoA ligase family protein, which translates to MADFLAQITRFRDNIAIIDDEILYTYEALLQSIESKGKALAIPKGAVVALVGDSSFEQIAYFFALYSQKCIIMPLLPRNMDFDLREFGVEYILESHNGAIKRVDSKKYDLLQSLKDSHQSGLILSSSGSTGKPKAIVHHLDTFLASYCEKKPNPLRILSVYLPDHIAGVDVMCNALSGGGTLVIPKQRQPQNILNALKQYNVEILPASPTLLRLLLLADIGSYGLKSLKLVIYGSEPMSETLLESLCQALPHTRFKQGFGTSETNAMKTKNLQDFFKIVNASYKVINNELFIKSPTQAIGYLNADNSVFDEEGYFATGDLVEIIESDGEQYLKIIGRTKEVINVGGEKVLPQEIENILLTMPHIKDCLVYGESNAITGQSVSVKVVLDSEVPLSNIELKKAIRAFCKDKLALFKIPTKVEVVESLAVSERFKKLRNISGGGGK; encoded by the coding sequence ATGGCTGATTTTTTAGCACAAATCACACGATTTAGAGATAATATCGCCATTATTGATGATGAGATTCTTTACACCTATGAGGCTTTACTGCAAAGTATAGAATCTAAGGGTAAAGCCCTAGCCATACCAAAAGGTGCAGTGGTAGCATTAGTGGGAGATTCTAGCTTTGAGCAAATCGCTTACTTTTTTGCCCTTTATAGCCAAAAATGTATCATTATGCCTTTGCTCCCTAGAAATATGGATTTTGACTTGCGTGAGTTTGGTGTTGAATATATTTTAGAATCACACAATGGAGCAATCAAACGCGTAGATTCTAAAAAATACGATTTGCTTCAATCTTTAAAAGATTCTCATCAAAGTGGATTGATTTTATCTTCAAGTGGCAGCACAGGCAAACCAAAGGCTATCGTGCATCATTTAGATACTTTTCTTGCCTCATATTGTGAGAAAAAACCAAATCCTTTGAGAATCTTAAGTGTGTATTTGCCCGATCATATTGCAGGAGTTGATGTGATGTGCAATGCTTTGAGCGGGGGTGGGACTTTGGTAATCCCCAAGCAAAGGCAGCCGCAAAATATTTTAAATGCACTCAAACAATATAATGTCGAGATTTTACCCGCTTCACCGACCTTACTTAGGCTTTTACTCCTAGCAGATATAGGCAGTTATGGACTAAAATCCCTAAAATTAGTCATTTATGGCAGTGAGCCGATGAGTGAGACACTTTTAGAATCTCTATGTCAAGCATTGCCTCACACACGATTCAAGCAAGGCTTTGGCACGAGTGAAACCAATGCGATGAAAACAAAAAACCTGCAAGACTTTTTTAAAATCGTGAATGCTTCTTATAAAGTGATAAATAATGAGTTGTTTATCAAATCCCCCACACAAGCGATAGGCTACCTTAACGCCGATAATAGCGTCTTTGATGAAGAGGGGTATTTTGCCACAGGGGATTTGGTAGAGATTATCGAATCTGATGGAGAGCAATACCTTAAAATCATCGGACGCACCAAAGAGGTGATTAATGTCGGAGGTGAGAAAGTCTTGCCTCAAGAAATAGAAAATATTCTTTTGACAATGCCACATATTAAAGATTGCCTTGTCTATGGAGAATCTAATGCTATTACAGGACAAAGCGTGAGTGTGAAAGTCGTGCTAGATTCTGAAGTGCCACTTTCAAATATTGAGCTTAAAAAAGCTATTCGTGCTTTTTGTAAAGACAAACTCGCTCTTTTTAAAATCCCTACAAAAGTAGAAGTTGTAGAATCTCTAGCAGTAAGTGAGCGATTTAAAAAACTAAGAAATATTAGCGGGGGGGGGGGTAAGTAG
- a CDS encoding SDR family oxidoreductase → MNKIIIITGTRKGIGKDLSEYYLRCGDIVCGCSRGKGSIEHQNYRHFELDVSDEMSVVAMIRTIKKEFGTINVLLNNAGIASMNHILTTPFSTMQNIFGTNVFGSFLFLREVAKVMMQNYKKHHKDSKTMPYRIVNFATVATPLRLEGEAIYAASKAALVNLTQVCAKELSEFGITLNAVGPTPVPTDLIKNVPKAKMDSLLNQQAIKRFGSFEDVLNVIEFFLDKKSDFITGQVIYLGGVNG, encoded by the coding sequence ATGAATAAAATCATTATCATAACAGGCACTAGAAAAGGTATTGGTAAGGATTTGAGCGAGTATTATTTGCGATGCGGCGATATAGTCTGCGGCTGTTCTCGCGGTAAGGGAAGCATAGAGCATCAAAACTATCGGCATTTTGAGCTTGATGTGAGTGATGAAATGTCGGTTGTAGCGATGATTCGAACGATAAAAAAGGAATTTGGCACAATCAATGTATTGCTTAATAATGCAGGCATTGCCTCTATGAATCATATCCTTACGACACCTTTTAGCACGATGCAGAATATCTTTGGCACAAATGTTTTTGGGAGCTTTTTATTTCTGCGTGAAGTGGCTAAGGTCATGATGCAAAACTACAAAAAGCACCATAAAGATTCTAAAACTATGCCTTATCGCATTGTTAATTTTGCCACTGTGGCAACACCTCTAAGGCTAGAGGGAGAAGCGATTTATGCGGCTTCAAAGGCGGCATTAGTCAATCTCACGCAAGTATGTGCAAAGGAATTAAGCGAGTTTGGCATTACGCTCAATGCAGTAGGTCCCACGCCTGTGCCAACGGATTTGATTAAAAATGTCCCAAAGGCAAAGATGGATTCTTTGCTTAATCAACAAGCCATTAAGCGATTTGGGAGTTTTGAAGATGTGCTTAATGTCATTGAATTTTTCTTAGATAAAAAAAGCGATTTTATCACGGGGCAAGTGATTTATCTAGGGGGCGTAAATGGCTGA